The Drosophila nasuta strain 15112-1781.00 chromosome 2R, ASM2355853v1, whole genome shotgun sequence genome segment AACAGGTGCATGTCCTGAGCTCGGCTGCGGAACGCTGTGTGGTGcgtcaaaaatgaaaacacaatGATTGTGCGGTGATAAGAAGAAACTTGATGTCTTATCAGTTTGGTAGTTATCTTTTAGATGAGCGCCCAGAGCGTTTTGGCTGGCCTAATGCCACCGCTGGATAACAACAATGTGCTGCCCATACCCTGGCAACCCGTGGCCATAAACACCCTCGCCCGCAACGATGACACGGTAAATTATCCCCCGTCATTACAATTACCATATAGAAGACTGTACTCTAATTAATGATTGCTTAATTGCAGTTGTTGGCTCAAAAGAAGACGTGCGTTAAGTATGAGAATATTCTACAAAAGCTTTATAAATCTCCGTCAGCTGAGTTGCTGAAACTGAACGAGGACAACAAGGCGCTCTACAAGCGACTGACCAAGAATACGGGCAAGGTGAGCAGTATAGTACATTTGTATACCAAGTGTACAcagttttcggtatattgtatctatttaaaatacatataactACTTTAGAACATTTCCAATGTACTGGATGTGGAGCTGCTTTATACCACATTAAAGACCGAAGAGGAAGCCAACTTGGCGCTACCCGATTGGACTGAGAATATATATCCCGAGGAAATGAGACCCTTAGTGGAACGCAGCTATGCATTATTTACGGAAACACATCTAATGAAGCGTATTAAAGGCGGCGCATTTCTCACTGAGATTctaaagaaaatgcaaaacaaacgcCGCAAGAATTTAAATCCAGATCGCAAAATCTTTCTATATGCTGGACATGATGTGACGCTTGTCAATGTTATGAACTCACTGGGCATTATTGATCAGACCGCAACGCTGCCGGAATATGCAGCTGCTTTAGTCTTTGAACTGCATAATAGCAAATCATTTAGCGATGGAGATTTCGAAGTTAAGGTAAGGCAATTATTATCTAACAGTATTGAATTCAATACTAACGAACTGTTTCTTTAGTTGGTTTATTACTTTAATAGCGAGGACAAGTTCCCCAAGGAGTTGAGCATACCCAACTGTGATGCACCCTGCTCGCTATCACAATTTGCCCAAACATTTAACACTTTGCTGTTGGACAACTATGATGAAGCCTGCGAAAATCCTACAACAGATTGCAAGAATTAGGATTTTTGAGATGTTCTAGGAaccgaaaataataattttcttttaccATAATCCTTCTTTATGGAggattaattaaaaaaacgattttaaacctttatatgtatgttttctTCAAcgatattaatttattttgggTAATTCTCATAAATTAAGTTTGAAACGCAATTCAGTAATCTTGATCAAAGaataaaactcaaaaaataatgaaacaaCTCATGTAATCATTATTCTAACATTTCTTTggttttaaaattgattaaacgctcaaaaatatattattatcgCTGAAGAAATAACATATACTTAaaatcatatatgtatgtaactcGTAGGCCCTTGGATGTAGCAGTTGCTGAACATAATGAATGCTGATGCTGTAGCTACTAATGTAATGTTATGCTGttatgtatttgttgttaaacaataaacaaattctaCAATGTACATTTTAGAATCagaacaaatattttgctccCAAGCACCAGACTTCAGAACATAGTATTTgtaaaaaattccaaaaaattcaaaatctaGACCCCTTATCCTCCGCATAAAGAAAGTAGATTGGCACCTCCACTTTTTCACTGACCCGAACAATTTCTGTATGGCTAATTAGACGGATTGCAGCGAGTCCATAGAAGAGCATTGGTAATCCTGTGACATGAATATTGGCGATTGATACATacgcttataaataaatacatttgcaTCCCCTTGACTTACCCAGGTTGATCACCTTCAGGAAACGAAAGAATTTGTCTTCCAGTGATAGATCCTGAACTTCACGTTTGCTGCAGTGATATTTCATATACGGATAACAGGCCGTGCGCAATATATGATAGTTTGTGCCCGTGTCCAGTGTCCAATTGAAGTGTGACATGCCACGCTGATCATTCTGCACATCCTTGAActaaattccaaatttattgttaagcACGTTTTGGGGGTCTGTTTTTGGttcgttgtttttatttttatacttttttattgCTTGCATTTTACGCACCTTAACGAAGTATGATGTCCAAAATGGCTCTTGGCACTGTTTCAAATAGGCTGTCAGCACTTCAGAGGCTCGTGGTTTCAGCAAAACGCGCGTaagttgcatttttattttaaacaaaacgcaacagtttctttttgtattgcataaacaaaacaagcgCTGCCGGTGCAATTTGTTAAACTAAACAGCTGAAAGCGTGAATtaatcgatatcgataaatgCAATCTTCAAAGTTCGCGTTGCCAACTGTTGCAAAGTGGCGGgcatttctattttttaaatttcaatgttTCAGCTTGCCGTCGCTGGGACGCCAGCATTCGCACTATGCAATCGAAAAGGAATATTTTGATCTGATGCCCATTTATAATGAAAAGGTGTTAGATTACAAAACGGGTTCAGAGGAACGCAAACAAGTGAAGCTGGCGCTGGCTCAAATTCTTAATCGCATTGAGCCTGTGCCCATAGTAATAGACGATGTGGAAATGTATCAAGAGTGCGACAAGGTGCAAATACTGCCCTACAATAGAGATCACTATATAGCACGGTAAACTAACATGACATtagtaaatttgatttattttaaatgaatacaaTATTGCAGCTATAGCTATGCAAGTGCTGCCACAATCGAAGATGCCATTGATTTGGCTGCCCATGCACAAATTGAATGGAATAAAGTCAAGCTGAGCAAACGCATTGCCATTTGGGAAAAGGCAGCGGATTTGATCGCTGGCAAGTATCGATTCAAAATTGTGGCTGCCATAATGCTGGGTCAGGGCAAAACATTAATGCAGGCGGACATGGACGTCGCCGA includes the following:
- the LOC132787536 gene encoding venom acid phosphatase Acph-1, which codes for MSPFDCKSRRGTKISVILLGSALCFVMMAYFVFGDSNDEQGLKKLRMISILFRHGAKNPSGFYPNDPHAAHDWPEGLGALTPKGSLQAYNLGRNLRMRYYRLLPSNSIYTQQQVHVLSSAAERCVMSAQSVLAGLMPPLDNNNVLPIPWQPVAINTLARNDDTLLAQKKTCVKYENILQKLYKSPSAELLKLNEDNKALYKRLTKNTGKNISNVLDVELLYTTLKTEEEANLALPDWTENIYPEEMRPLVERSYALFTETHLMKRIKGGAFLTEILKKMQNKRRKNLNPDRKIFLYAGHDVTLVNVMNSLGIIDQTATLPEYAAALVFELHNSKSFSDGDFEVKLVYYFNSEDKFPKELSIPNCDAPCSLSQFAQTFNTLLLDNYDEACENPTTDCKN